The following coding sequences are from one Zalophus californianus isolate mZalCal1 chromosome 5, mZalCal1.pri.v2, whole genome shotgun sequence window:
- the NPM1 gene encoding nucleophosmin: MDSDDDDDFDDEEAEEKAPVKKSIRDTPAKNAQKSNQNGKDSKPSTPRTKGQESFKKQEKTPKTPKGPSSVEDIKAKMQASIEKGGSLPKVEAKFINYVKNCFRMTDQEAIQDLWQWRKSL, from the exons tgatgatgatgatgattttgatgatgaggaagctgaagaaaagGCTCCAGTAAAGAAA TCTATACGAGATACTCCAgccaaaaatgcacaaaaatcaaaCCAGAATGGAAAAGACTCAAAACCGTCAACACCAAGAACAAAA ggtcaagaatctttcaaaaaacaggaaaagacgCCCAAAACACCGAAAGGACCTAGTTCTGTAGAAGACATTAAAGCAAAAATGCAAGCAAGTATAGAAAAA GGTGGTTCTCTTCCCAAAGTGGAAGCCAAGTTCATCAATTATGTGAAGAATTGCTTCCGGATGACTGACCAAGAG gctATTCAAGATCTCTGGCAGTGGAGGAAGTCTctttaa